The Fibrobacterota bacterium genome contains a region encoding:
- the rpsG gene encoding 30S ribosomal protein S7, translated as MSRRKRADKRKIYGDPKFNSTLITQFMNVVVSKGKRSIAEDLVYSALVEFKKKIGGEDDELTLFKNALNNIKPSLEVKSRRVGGANYQVPVEVNPTRRTALALRWLKESAQGRNEKDMARRLSAELVQALNNEGNAVKKKQDIHRMAESNKAFAHFRW; from the coding sequence ATGTCTAGAAGAAAAAGAGCCGATAAGCGTAAGATTTACGGTGACCCCAAGTTCAATAGCACCTTGATCACCCAGTTCATGAACGTCGTCGTCAGCAAGGGCAAACGCTCCATCGCCGAAGACTTGGTCTACTCCGCCCTCGTCGAATTCAAGAAGAAGATCGGCGGCGAGGACGATGAGCTGACCCTGTTCAAGAACGCGCTCAACAACATCAAGCCGTCCTTGGAAGTGAAGTCCCGCCGCGTGGGCGGAGCCAACTACCAGGTCCCTGTGGAAGTGAATCCCACCCGCCGCACCGCCCTCGCGCTGCGCTGGCTGAAGGAATCGGCCCAAGGCCGTAATGAGAAGGACATGGCCCGCCGGCTGTCCGCCGAATTGGTCCAGGCCCTCAACAACGAAGGCAATGCGGTCAAGAAAAAGCAGGACATCCACCGCATGGCGGAATCGAATAAGGCCTTCGCGCACTTTAGGTGGTAA
- a CDS encoding 30S ribosomal protein S12 — translation MPTISQLIRKGRIKQSAKSKAPALMGSPQKRGVCTRVYTTTPKKPNSALRKIARVRLSNKMEVTCYIPGEGHNLQEHSIVLIRGGRVKDVPGVRYHIIRGTLDTSGVEGRKQSRSLYGVKKPKAGAAAAPAKGGKK, via the coding sequence GTGCCGACTATCAGCCAATTGATCCGCAAGGGGCGCATTAAGCAAAGCGCCAAGAGCAAGGCCCCGGCCTTGATGGGCAGCCCGCAAAAGCGCGGCGTCTGCACCCGCGTGTACACCACCACGCCGAAGAAGCCCAACTCCGCCTTGCGGAAGATCGCCCGCGTGCGGCTTTCCAATAAGATGGAAGTCACCTGCTACATCCCGGGTGAAGGCCATAACCTGCAAGAGCACTCCATCGTCCTTATCCGCGGCGGCCGCGTGAAGGACGTGCCCGGAGTGCGCTACCATATCATCCGCGGAACGCTGGATACCTCCGGCGTCGAAGGCCGCAAGCAGAGCCGTTCTCTGTACGGCGTGAAGAAGCCCAAGGCCGGCGCCGCCGCCGCACCCGCCAAGGGCGGCAAGAAATAA